The Meriones unguiculatus strain TT.TT164.6M chromosome 3, Bangor_MerUng_6.1, whole genome shotgun sequence genomic sequence CTTCCAAGGCTGACATGCTGGGAATGAAGATTAGGTAAGCAGCAAGTCACGGAGACCAACACAGGCCCCAGCGCCCACTTCTGACCTAGGCTGCCAACACTACAAACCCACTCCCCACTCCCACCACCTCCACACCTCAGCGGACTCTGGCCAACCCTGTAAATCTCACCTGCTCTAGGCAGCAGGAGCCGGAAGAGGCAAACCAACGCCAGTGCCCAAAGCAGATGCATGCAGCCAGCcaggggggagaaaaagaaagggagtggCCTAAGCCCCTTTAACACCCCAATCcggccctgcccctcccccaggagccCATCCAGAGAGGGGACCGCAACTCAGCACCCCTGGATGTGACTCCGGGATCTGAGGCAGCTGATGGCAGCGGGTCTCCCACAGGTCATAGCACACGGCTTAAAGGGGCCGCCTGGCTCTCAGGCCCGTGGCCGTGGCTGCGCTGGTGGGTCTTGAGCGAGCCCTCACGCGCGAAGCTCTTGCCGCAGCGGGGGCAGAAGTAGGGTCGCCGCTCCCCGAAGACCCCGGGACGGCGCGGGTGCGGCGTGGGCATGCGCGCGTGGGTGCGCTGATGGTTGAGCAGGAAGCGCGGCTCGCGGAAGCAGCGGCCGCACTGCGCGCACTGGTGCGGCTTCTCGCCGCTGTGGATGCGCTGGTGCGTGAGCAGGTTCTGCTTGAGGCTGAAGCAGCGGCCGCACTCGGGACAGGGGAAGGGCCGCTCGCCGGTGTGTGTGCGCTGGTGCACCTCCAGGTTGTGTTTGACGCTGAAGGCCTTGCCGCACTCGGGACACACGAAGGCGGCCGCGCGGCCCGCCCCCACGTGCGCCTTCTGGTGCCGCACCAGGCtgggctgctgggagaaggtCTGCCCGCACAGGGGGCAGCGGTGGGGCTGTTCCTCTGCCGGGTGGTGGATAACCAGGCCGTGGTCGTCCCCTAGACCCTCCTCCCCTGTAGGGGACCCTCCCCTGGAGGACACCAGCTCTGTCATGGGCACTTCCGAATGCAATCACCAGCCcctggagaagcagaagcagagagaggggtcGAGGAAAACCCCAGGGTCAGCCATTCTCCAGCCCGAGGAACCACCACGCACTACCCACAACCTCCAGTGATTCCCCATctacaattttgttttgtttcaacagCCTGTCGTTCTTGGCTCTTCTCTGGAGTTGCCTCCTCCTGGAAGCCTTCCCTGACCTCGCCAGCATCCCCTTGCAATCTGCTGCCCTGTGACCGTCATCATCACCCTGGAATAAGGTGGTCATGCTACCTCTGACTCGGCCCCAGCATCTCAAGAACAGAGAGCTACCTTCTGTTACAAGACACATCAAGCCCTGTGCCTGCAACACAAAGGCACAGGCTGAAAACTGATGGAGAATTCTTGGGAGCAGCTTCTCAAGTCAGATGCCCAAAGATAGGAAGTGACCCAAAACCTGCAGGAAGGAAGGTCACCAAAGCAGGAAATCGAAATAAACCCCTGCAAACTTGCAAGTGACCTCCCCGGGTTAAACATTAAAGGTTTCCCCACTGCCTAACAGGATGAATCATAAGCTTGAAAAGTTGCGGGTCACTGAACCAAAGCAAGAACTCCCGAGGAGCCAGGCCTGGTGCAGAGACTGAGCACCGCACTCAGTGCTCACCAAACATGCCCAGCACTGGGCTCCCTGCACGCCCGTGGGAAGGTTTTCTCCCCAGGCCACTGTCTGCCTCTGAGACAGCTTCCCACTACTCTCCCAGCATCCTTGAATAAGGGACAGAACAGTGTTGCTGAGCCCAGGTTTGTAAATGGAACAATTGAAGCTATGTGAAGCCAAAATACTTGTGCAAGGTCACACTGCAAGGTGAGCCAGGACCAGGCCCTAAGTCTCCGTTGAAACTGAAAACGTTTCACTGTATTAGCTGCCTATCAACTGAacaccccttcacacacacacacacacacacacacacacacacaccccagccaCAGGAACCCACTCTCAAAGGGACACAGCTCCAGAGGGCATGATGTCTCGCTCCCACTCCCATGCCGTGTAGAGCAACTGAGACCCACTTCACTCCCTCCATCCATCAAAGAAGCTCATTCAGGTTTCCCTTCAAACCTCCCTGCAGGTCTCCACACTTCCAGCCTCAGTCAAGCTACCTGCAGGGTGGGGTCGCAGAGACAGCCTCTGTCTTCCCCTACCTCAGGCCACCAGTGGAAATGGCACACATCCTGGAGAAAGGGACTAGGACCCATTGCCATGACTCCACCCATAATCCCTCCCCAAACAAGCTGTGCTGGCATTTGCAAAGTCAGACTGTCAAAGTCTCGTTGGCCAATCTCAGCCTGGTCCTGTCGCTGGGCAAACTCCCCACTTTGCCTACTAGACCTCtggccagggcccagagggtcgaAAGCCAAGATTTTCCATCCCTCCCCCAAGTTCCTCCATCAGGTGCCCCACTCACAGCCCAACCTGCTCCCCTTCTGCAGTCTGCAGCAGCTTTTTCCTCAAGAGTCTGAGCGGCCCAAGGAACATACAGTTAAGTCTCCCGCAGCGCTGTGCCCCTCCTTCCCCGCCCCCATAGAGCCGAAAAGCCTCCTGCCGCGTTGGTCTGGTCAAACCCCTGCATTAATCGCAAGAGCTCACCCCACCCCGCGCGACTCTCACAGCCTTGCCAGTTCCAGGGTTCCCAGAGCCCCTGGAGAAACGTGATAAGCTGTGCGTATCCCCACCCCTGGGAAACATACATAGGCCGCCACTCAGCTGCTGCAGCCCACCCTGCTGggctgccagccccagctccTGTTGGAATGCATGCAATCCACCCACCCTCGTGCCCGCAGCGTCCCTCGCGAGATCGCGTGAGACCGAGTAAACAAGTAATTAAGTCGCGGCATCGCCACTCCCAGAAAGGGCTGCAGGGCTCCGGGCAAATACGGTAGCTCGCCCGCAGTGACCTGGCCCCTAGGGTCCCCACACTGGCCTCGATAAATACGGTAACCTCCCTCCTGGTCCAGGGCCCTAGCCGGGGACTCACGTGGCGCCGCCTCTGGAGCCCTTGCCTCTGCTGCAGCGCTGCAGTCGCCAGCGTCTCCGCAGCCGCACAGCAGCCCCGTGAGGCTGGGAGGTCTAACTTGCCAACAACCTGGCTGCTGGGGAAAGGGGAGACGGCGAGCGCCGCGCCTGCCCGGGAAAGAAAAGGGTCCAGGTTCTGGGGGCAGCATTGCCTTGCAGGAGGGGTCACCATGCTCCGACACCCACATCCCCGGCCAGCTCCCTTTCCGGAGGAGGGCAGTCTTCATCTCCCTCATCCCTAGGCAGAAAAGCAGCCTGACTAGGCTCtgtacctgcctctgctcctgggaaGCGGGCTGGGACTCTGGGAGCATCGCGCAATTCCGGAGGAgcaagaaaggagaaaagcaggATGCCTAGTGCCGGAGAGGCTCAGAGCCAAAGCCCTACGAAGTGCTGAGCCTTTGTGATCAAAGCTGTCTGCTAAAAGCACTGTTTGTAACCTCCAGGGAGGCCAGCATGgtgacatgcctttaatcctagcacttgaggcaCAGTCAAATCTCTCGAGTGCGaagccagctttgtctacaaattgagttccatgCAGGCCAGTGCTATTAGTGAAGctatgaatgagtgagtgaatgagtgagtgaatgaatgagtgaatgaatccAGAGAAGCAGCAGGTTCGAGACGTAGCATTAAATTTCAGTTTCCCACTGCCCTCCAACAATACCCCTTGCCTGCCCATACCCTTGTTTTTTTACACAACCCCTTCCCATGTATTATCTCATGGGAACTTCCAATTATCTGCTTGCATCTGTAGACggcaaagtattttttaaaaacgaAACACAAGGGTAGCTTCCTCCAACACTCACAACTTTAAAAGTGGCAAAGGTCACACAAGAAAGGGCCTTAGAGTTCACACTACACCGGTAAGGAAACAGACCTGAGCCGAGAGAGAAGCATCTGACAGACTTTCTCTGTGGCCCCTCAGCAGCGGCCAGACAGAGAAAGCAGACTTCCCGGGACCAGCAGAGATTTTTCCACAAGGTACTGGGCATGGCTTGGTAGGTAGGAAAGCTGTTTGTGATGGGACTTTGGGATACTCAGATACTATAAGGGTCCTCTCCAAGGGCCAAGTGTGCTTGCAGAATTCTTCCAGAGGGCCATGAGACAGTGAAAGCATCCCCTCACTTGGGACACTAGCACTGGATGCCAGGCCCACCATTCACTGTACTCAGGGCCAGTGTCTCAGCAGGCCCAGCTTGACTTGTTCTAGAGGAGCCAGCTCACCACAACCAgctcacccccctcccccaccacacacatccCTGAAAAGTTTCAAAAGGTCCATAGACCTCTGGGTTAGACATCCCCGGGACACTGGCATTTTACTTAGACACAGGCAAAATTGTGGGACATGAGAGCCAACTGATCTAATCTACCAGGATGTTTAAGCATACCAGGGCCCGGTTATGAGTTCCTGTGGCTTACTCAAGAGGACCTCCTGATCTCTGACAGGCACACTTCCTCCATGTCCAGCTCCTGCTGCAGGAGCTGTCAACTGCTGTCAACTGGGTTTCATCTCTTCAGCAGGCCACAGGAGAAACAGGGACATTTAGGGAAGACCAGGGTTTTCAAAAGCAAATATAGGAATATGTGGCAGGACAGCACCACACTCTTCAATGCATTTTCCAGGTAAACAGTGTCAGCACAGGAAAAGAAATCAGAACTGTGGGCAGGGATGGGAGACAGGAGATGCCCTCTAAAACCCCATGTGTCTGAGGGGAGTGACAGGGATGAAGGCTGAATTTCGGCTGAGTCACTTCTCCTATTCCATGTGTGAGCACCTGTCCCCAGCCCAAGCCTAACTTCACGTGCTGTGACAAACGCCACAGGACAGTGTGACAACAGTCAGCATACACAGGCATGCTTCTTTATCCAGGCAGGACAGTGGCCCGCGTGTGGCCACCACCATCACGTAAGGGGCGGGCAGCAGCTGGACTGGAGAGCCTAACAAAGGCTTGGGGATCCTTTCTGCGTGGTGAAAGAGCTAACTCGGCAAGCCCCGCTCACGGCCCAGTGCTGCATTCCCCGAGGCACACCAGGCAAACGGGTGACTCTGGAACTTCCCTGATACTCCTACAGATAAGTGCCATCCTTGAGAGCCTCCTGCACAGGAGTAAATCTCCAGGGCATCTACCTCTCACTTCCTTCCAAGAGCTCTTTCTATCCCCAGGCAACTGGCCAGGGCCCACACTACAGCTCATCCAGATGCCTGGTGCTGATTTCAATTTGGAAGTTAGCACACTTGCATTGGCCCCATGGAGTTGTGAATTTCCAAGAGCGGGGACTGTGCTTTGGGCATCCCTGTAACCCCAGAGTCCATCATGTAATGAGTCCTTTTCAACGTCCGTTCAGTGAATAATGCGTGTCTACATGGTACATTTGCTATCTCCACAGGGAAAAGACAGAGGAGCTGCAAGCTAAATCACAGAGGGGTGTCAGGGGCTGCAGAGACCTGAGTGTAGATGTAGGGATCAGGTTGTGAGGCATCATCTGTTGTTCCAAAGTTCTTTCCTCATAAAATCCAAGACGGGACCTATAACATCAATTCAGCCAGACTTTTAAACAGGGCGTACTGAATGTGGGGAACTGGTTCGTTCCGGCTACCATTTCGATGCAATGTGGCCCTCCCTCCAGCAGTGGCTCCCAGCCTTCCTAAGGCCgagaccccttaatacagttcctcctttgtggggacccccaaccataaaattgtttcattgctacttcataactgtggttTTGCTATTATAAATCATCACATAAGTATGACAGGGAGGATCtctgataggcaggatatctgaCAGGCAACCTCAGAGGGGTCAGGGACCCACAGGGGAGAACAGCAGCCTGAGGAGCGTAAAGATTGATCCACCGATGGATGCAGCAGCAGTGGTGGCCGTATTGGGAGGTAGAGGAGTGCTGGAGACCAGGCCCGGTTGGAGGAAGTAGACCcttgggtgtgggggagggggtgcccATGAATGATAAACCTTGTCCCTGACCTGTTGTGGACATTTTGGTTTGTGGCagggaaacatgtttttgttaaaatttcaaattgggggttttagtttgtccacacctgttgtCTCCTGCggagcgtggtctttgccaggtggaattagttgatgtctgaggactttgaggggtataaatatgacagcccagaggggGAAAAAGCATGGTAGcgtggagaaggcagaggaggactgTTTGCTGCGTTTGCTGGGTACCTGGACTTCTGGACTTCCTGAAGACAGATATtggcatcccccccccccaaggaatcCTGTGACCCTACCCAGGAGGAAGCAGTAAAGAGAGCTACGTCCTCTTTCCCTTACAACTTTCTTTTTCCCTtacctggggttgggggggggggctggaagggaagtataagctttaaggaactccCAAATGAAGTAGTGTCTGAAAAACTAGTGCCTACCCTGGccccttcctgtcttcctgcttcctttctgcttcctggctgccttaAGATGAGCAGCCTCCTTTGCCAGACACTCTCACCATGATATTCTGTCTCATCTCAGGCTCGAAGAACTGGAGCCAGCTAAGCATGGACTGAACCCAGCCATGTATGCCCTTAGGTGAGGACTGCCTTCcttgttctcaggttttttcacagcaacagaaaaaccgAGTGGTGCAATTCTTCTTAGAGACTGAGCTCAACAGGAAAAAGCCTTTCTTCCCTTGCCTCTTTCCATAGTGCACATGCTCTTTACGTAGCCACACATGGAGCTTATTAGAATCGTAACGGCGACCTCCTACGGAGTGTTCGCTGTGTGCTTCAC encodes the following:
- the LOC110559193 gene encoding zinc finger protein LOC728743 homolog; translated protein: MTELVSSRGGSPTGEEGLGDDHGLVIHHPAEEQPHRCPLCGQTFSQQPSLVRHQKAHVGAGRAAAFVCPECGKAFSVKHNLEVHQRTHTGERPFPCPECGRCFSLKQNLLTHQRIHSGEKPHQCAQCGRCFREPRFLLNHQRTHARMPTPHPRRPGVFGERRPYFCPRCGKSFAREGSLKTHQRSHGHGPESQAAPLSRVL